One Phocaeicola dorei genomic region harbors:
- a CDS encoding WG repeat-containing protein, translating to MDKPLFVECHNALEYNYLFKDVDNMNFYSAKMDENEYIVVDDYDCDNYDIWSEVQIVLLENDRLLCRHKGKYGVVNSEGWDIIPFVYDKFEKRAETNGNMYDVLLGNRWGVIDSSGKEFFRIKYSNPIPILEFPRRVSDDMLCRRTILVEDADTHRKGLVDFDGREIIPTIYSKIERSGNWDYVYVNFGAMEETDPDCTWNGVWGCCNWQGKEIIPVKYHAIHYINEYFIAGDDEYECGGVFVDRYYGTYDLYDLEGTMVIGGFNNCQIGTNYFILNFGIVVKSYWKTTYWGNTEIECGDELVKELNCDKMYSIIVDKDLKSFIPRHLINEAREEIEYEFDFLCNNLPVGEGLLIGESPKLCKGKRYSEDDKIIKGISVCSASSINDTVVMYSISNKNVMNDGSIGGLKGIVFCNERMVIAPTYIDVKSINSELLFIQNERGLVGIRNVTKELLEPQFSLIINPYNNIAIGFKIKYVEEDDIYQCQCCLLKFNKDAICQEDVVKITGSQLYELLCPTFESLDGWETLVTSEEHKILIAQYWKHISHDNNDTNRFWYPYYKDFKYLWEDEHYEEVREGMSDDSADSYDWRYYNDGLDMDQQDERFWNF from the coding sequence ATGGATAAGCCTTTGTTTGTTGAATGTCATAACGCATTAGAATATAATTATCTATTTAAGGATGTTGATAATATGAATTTTTACTCAGCCAAGATGGATGAAAATGAGTATATAGTGGTAGATGATTATGATTGTGATAATTATGATATTTGGTCTGAGGTGCAAATTGTTCTTTTGGAGAATGATAGATTGCTTTGTAGACATAAAGGAAAATATGGTGTAGTAAATTCAGAAGGTTGGGATATTATTCCTTTTGTTTATGATAAATTTGAGAAAAGAGCGGAAACTAATGGAAATATGTATGATGTTTTATTGGGTAATAGGTGGGGAGTTATTGATTCATCGGGAAAGGAGTTTTTCCGGATAAAATATAGTAACCCTATTCCAATATTAGAGTTTCCAAGAAGAGTTTCTGATGATATGTTGTGTAGGAGGACTATACTTGTAGAAGATGCTGATACTCACCGTAAGGGATTGGTGGATTTTGATGGACGGGAAATCATCCCTACAATATATTCTAAAATAGAACGGAGTGGGAATTGGGACTATGTTTATGTGAATTTTGGAGCTATGGAGGAAACTGATCCTGATTGTACGTGGAATGGAGTATGGGGATGCTGCAATTGGCAAGGTAAAGAGATTATTCCCGTAAAGTATCATGCTATCCATTATATTAATGAGTATTTTATAGCTGGAGACGATGAATATGAATGTGGTGGCGTGTTCGTGGATAGATATTATGGAACATATGATTTATACGATTTAGAAGGTACTATGGTCATAGGTGGATTTAACAATTGTCAAATTGGAACTAATTATTTTATTCTTAATTTTGGGATAGTTGTTAAATCTTATTGGAAAACAACTTATTGGGGAAATACTGAAATTGAATGTGGTGACGAATTAGTAAAAGAGTTAAATTGTGATAAAATGTATTCTATTATTGTTGATAAAGATTTGAAATCATTTATTCCTAGGCATTTAATAAATGAAGCTCGTGAAGAAATAGAATATGAATTTGATTTTTTATGTAACAATCTACCTGTGGGTGAAGGTCTGCTTATAGGGGAATCTCCCAAATTGTGCAAAGGAAAAAGATATAGTGAAGATGATAAGATAATAAAGGGGATTAGTGTCTGTTCGGCTTCTTCTATAAATGACACCGTTGTAATGTACAGTATAAGTAATAAAAATGTAATGAATGATGGCTCAATAGGGGGATTGAAAGGAATTGTTTTTTGCAATGAGCGAATGGTTATTGCTCCAACATATATAGATGTAAAATCAATAAATAGTGAGTTGCTTTTTATTCAAAATGAAAGAGGCTTAGTTGGTATAAGAAATGTTACAAAAGAATTGCTGGAACCACAATTTAGTTTGATAATTAATCCGTATAATAATATAGCTATAGGATTTAAAATTAAATATGTAGAAGAAGATGATATATATCAATGCCAATGCTGTTTGTTGAAATTTAACAAAGATGCTATTTGTCAAGAGGATGTGGTGAAAATAACTGGGTCTCAGTTGTATGAATTGTTATGTCCAACTTTTGAATCATTAGATGGTTGGGAAACTCTTGTGACAAGCGAGGAACATAAAATATTGATAGCACAGTATTGGAAGCACATTTCTCATGATAACAATGATACTAATCGTTTTTGGTATCCATATTATAAAGATTTTAAATATCTTTGGGAGGATGAACATTATGAAGAAGTAAGAGAGGGTATGTCCGATGATTCGGCAGATTCATACGATTGGAGGTATTATAATGATGGCTTGGATATGGATCAGCAAGATGAACGTTTCTGGAATTTTTAA
- a CDS encoding phospholipase D-like domain-containing protein, producing MIQAYFSNIRNIILNEIHNSKRDISIAVAWFTQRDLFNAIIGAIDRGVNVSLILINDIINRNEYGLDFSLYLQKGGKLCFVDSKKVLMHNKFCLFDGHLLITGSYNWTYAAEQRNAENIITTDELNVCNDYTNYFTNLWNGLTEVTEYSRIRLSDIVEDNFLQEYDDIIEEYKSMENSNLISPETLKTVYDLKNNIAITKLATVVSQDKRHNPTLKLNVGMRCRINNIDNRTLNIIKQGQTLPFTNTVDTCTVVDNQECIVCDILFGNNDNADNNKPLLKIRLENLPKLKAGQVKLKTKVTIDTNGYMHVEFVCINTGIAKEAVYNFPDIINY from the coding sequence ATGATACAAGCTTATTTTTCAAATATAAGAAACATAATTCTTAATGAAATACACAACTCTAAAAGAGATATATCAATAGCCGTTGCATGGTTTACTCAACGAGATTTATTTAACGCTATAATTGGAGCTATAGATAGAGGTGTAAATGTTTCGCTTATCCTCATTAATGATATTATCAATCGCAATGAATATGGTCTTGATTTTTCATTATATCTTCAAAAGGGGGGTAAATTATGTTTTGTTGATAGCAAAAAAGTTCTAATGCACAACAAGTTCTGTTTGTTCGATGGTCATCTTTTAATAACAGGATCGTATAATTGGACATATGCAGCAGAACAAAGAAATGCAGAAAATATAATAACCACGGATGAATTAAATGTATGTAATGATTACACAAATTACTTTACTAATCTTTGGAATGGGCTAACAGAAGTAACTGAATATTCTCGCATACGTTTATCAGATATAGTGGAAGATAATTTTCTTCAAGAATATGACGACATTATCGAAGAGTATAAAAGCATGGAAAATAGCAATCTTATTTCACCAGAAACTTTAAAGACCGTTTATGATTTAAAAAATAATATTGCTATAACTAAATTAGCAACAGTCGTATCACAAGACAAACGCCATAACCCAACATTAAAATTGAACGTAGGAATGAGGTGTCGCATTAATAATATTGATAATAGGACATTAAACATTATAAAACAAGGTCAAACTTTACCGTTTACAAATACAGTTGATACTTGTACTGTAGTAGACAATCAAGAATGTATTGTTTGCGATATTTTATTTGGCAATAATGATAATGCAGACAACAATAAACCATTATTAAAGATTCGATTAGAGAACTTACCAAAACTGAAAGCTGGTCAAGTAAAACTCAAGACCAAAGTTACGATAGATACCAATGGGTATATGCATGTCGAATTCGTTTGTATCAATACAGGAATAGCAAAAGAAGCAGTATATAACTTCCCTGACATAATCAATTATTAA
- a CDS encoding site-specific integrase, with amino-acid sequence MAKLENKTKENPKLEQNKLSDGRISLYLEYYLGREEKPVLDENGNQVYYDSGKMQGKPKFAVKHNRRKENLSLYLIDKPRTPAERQQNKETLELATKIRAEREQEFKESMLGYRLKKDRTVNFLDYFQAYINSYTKKDIRMVQIALSRFKDFLKEQYPMNEFSIKPELITKEMMEQFVAYLQSRSVGEGAKSIYQRFKKVIRYAIDHDVMLKDPCKSVTCKVDSQMLRKDVLSPEEIQKLAACHYDNENPNVRRAFIFCLYSGLRFCDVKDLTYKNVDYANRLLKFEQSKTKGHSASSGVVIPLNDGLLSIIGEAPADKNCLIFDLPTYESCCKSVKRWVKRAGIDKHISWHCARHSFAVNILNNGANIKTVASLLGHSGLKHTEKYTRAVDKLKEEAINSLPELKF; translated from the coding sequence GAAAGAAAACCCCAAGTTAGAGCAAAATAAGCTCTCGGATGGTAGAATCAGCCTTTACTTAGAGTATTATTTAGGTAGAGAGGAAAAGCCCGTATTAGATGAAAACGGCAATCAAGTGTACTATGATAGTGGAAAGATGCAAGGTAAGCCCAAGTTTGCAGTAAAGCACAACAGGCGAAAAGAAAACCTTAGTCTGTATCTGATAGATAAGCCCCGTACCCCTGCGGAACGCCAGCAGAACAAAGAAACATTGGAGCTTGCCACAAAGATACGTGCGGAGCGTGAGCAAGAATTTAAAGAAAGTATGTTGGGCTATCGGTTGAAAAAAGATAGAACGGTCAATTTCTTAGACTATTTCCAAGCCTATATCAACAGTTATACCAAGAAAGATATTCGCATGGTACAAATTGCGCTTAGCCGTTTTAAGGACTTCTTAAAAGAGCAATACCCCATGAATGAGTTTAGTATCAAACCGGAACTTATCACCAAAGAAATGATGGAGCAGTTTGTAGCCTATTTGCAATCCCGAAGTGTGGGTGAAGGTGCTAAAAGCATTTACCAGCGTTTCAAGAAAGTTATTCGATATGCGATTGACCACGATGTAATGTTGAAAGACCCATGTAAAAGTGTTACCTGTAAAGTGGATAGCCAAATGCTTCGAAAAGATGTTCTTTCTCCCGAAGAAATACAAAAGTTGGCGGCTTGCCATTATGACAACGAGAACCCGAATGTCAGACGAGCTTTTATCTTCTGTTTATACAGTGGTTTGCGTTTCTGTGATGTAAAAGACCTTACCTATAAAAATGTAGATTACGCTAATCGGTTATTAAAGTTTGAACAAAGCAAGACAAAGGGACATTCTGCCAGTAGTGGTGTGGTTATTCCCCTGAATGATGGTCTATTGTCTATCATTGGTGAAGCTCCGGCAGATAAAAACTGTTTGATATTCGATTTACCTACTTACGAAAGTTGCTGTAAATCAGTAAAGCGTTGGGTAAAGAGAGCCGGGATAGACAAACATATAAGCTGGCATTGTGCCCGGCATTCGTTTGCCGTGAACATCCTGAACAATGGGGCTAATATCAAAACCGTAGCCAGCCTTTTAGGGCATAGCGGATTGAAGCATACGGAGAAGTACACCCGTGCGGTGGATAAATTGAAAGAGGAAGCAATAAACAGCTTGCCGGAACTAAAGTTTTAA
- a CDS encoding YhcG family protein, protein MNFEALVKHISTIQNTLQAQAAHAVNLALTSRNWLMGCYIVEFEQNGEDRAAYGEQLLKKLEQQLKTKGLNERRFREFRRLYLVYPQLKEQILHYIMSGNEIRHTLSAEFTEPIRHTVCAELHTADNQINNWNIPAEKLFNRLPYSHLKFISKIENPVKRAFYEMETMRGCWSARELERQIASLYYERCGLSNNKEALSALVQQQATLLQPKDIINTPVTLEFLGLNDRALVTENDLEQSILDNLQHFLLEMGHGFCFEARQKRILIDEDYFFADLVFYHRILKCHVIVELKIDKFRHEYASQLNMYLNYFKAEVMQPDDNPPIGILLCTEKGDTLVKYATAGLDPNIFVQKYMIELPTEEEIQEFISCQNY, encoded by the coding sequence ATGAACTTTGAAGCATTAGTAAAACATATCAGCACGATACAGAACACGTTGCAGGCACAAGCCGCACACGCTGTAAACCTTGCCCTTACTTCCCGTAACTGGCTTATGGGGTGCTATATCGTAGAATTTGAGCAGAACGGAGAAGACCGTGCCGCCTACGGTGAACAACTGTTGAAGAAGCTGGAACAACAACTGAAAACAAAAGGTCTGAATGAACGTAGATTCCGTGAATTTAGGCGGTTATATCTTGTTTATCCACAGCTAAAAGAACAGATATTGCACTACATAATGTCAGGAAATGAAATTCGGCACACACTGTCCGCCGAATTCACAGAACCAATTCGGCACACGGTGTGTGCCGAATTACATACAGCAGACAATCAGATTAATAACTGGAATATACCTGCCGAAAAGTTGTTTAACAGGCTACCATATTCTCACTTAAAATTTATATCCAAAATTGAAAACCCAGTTAAACGTGCTTTTTATGAAATGGAAACAATGAGGGGCTGTTGGTCTGCAAGAGAATTGGAGCGACAAATCGCATCTTTATATTACGAACGTTGCGGACTATCCAATAACAAAGAAGCCCTCTCCGCCTTAGTCCAGCAACAAGCAACCCTATTGCAACCCAAAGATATTATCAACACCCCTGTTACTTTGGAGTTCTTAGGACTAAACGACCGTGCACTAGTAACGGAAAACGATTTGGAACAATCTATTCTTGACAACCTGCAACACTTTCTATTAGAAATGGGACATGGCTTTTGCTTTGAAGCCCGGCAAAAACGCATCTTGATTGATGAAGATTATTTTTTTGCCGACCTTGTGTTCTATCACCGTATTTTGAAATGTCATGTTATTGTGGAATTAAAGATAGACAAGTTCCGCCATGAGTATGCTTCGCAACTAAATATGTATCTGAACTATTTCAAAGCGGAAGTAATGCAACCGGATGATAATCCGCCTATCGGTATTCTGCTTTGTACTGAAAAGGGTGATACATTAGTGAAGTATGCCACTGCTGGATTAGACCCGAATATCTTTGTACAGAAATACATGATAGAGCTTCCAACCGAAGAAGAAATACAGGAATTTATTTCTTGTCAGAACTATTAA